AAGCCAAATCTAAAGACATTGAAAAATACTTTAGATTACTCAGAATATGGTGGTGCAGCCCTGTTCGGTTTAAAGGCTCCGGTTATCAAGGCCCATGGATCGTCGGATGCACAAGCCGTATTTAGTGCAATCAGACAAACAAAGGAAATGGTAAGTAACGATGTCGGAAAGTTAATTAAACAAGCAGTCGAAGAAACTAATACTTTTGAAATAGAACATTAAAAGAGGTGAAGATATGGGAAAAATAGCATTTGTTTTTCCAGGACAGGGGTCACAAACGGTTGGAATGGGAAAGGATCTGGCGGATAAACACTCAGAGGTAATGGAATATTTTTCAAAAGCGGACAAAAGGTTAAATGTGCCATTAAGCAATTTAATATTTGCAGGACCAAAAGAAGAATTAACGATCACGTATAATACCCAGCCAGCGCTGTTAACAACAAGTATCGCTATTTTAGATTATTTCAGCAAATCTGGAGTGAAAGCTGATTTTGTTGCAGGCCATAGCCTTGGAGAATATTCTGCTCTCGTTGCTGCGGGTGTATTGTCCTTTGAAGATGGTGTGTATGCCGTTAGAAAACGCGGAGAGTTTATGGAAAATGCCGTTCCAAATGGAGAAGGCTCAATGGCTGCGGTATTAGGTCTAGACCGTGAACCCCTTGCAGCAGTTGCAAAAGAAATCAGCGAATCTGGTTTTCCTGTTTCTTTAGCCAATTTAAACTGTCCAGGGCAAATTGTAATCTCTGGTTCTCGAGAAGGCGTAGAACGTGCGAGTGTTAAGGCAAAAGAAGCTGGGGCAAAGAGAGTGCTCCCATTAGATGTCAGCGGTCCATTTCATTCGACATTAATGAAACCTGCTGCAAATGAATTACTTGCTGTCCTAGACGGTATTGAAATGAAAGATTCATCCATTCCTGCAGTTGTGAACGTAACTGCTGAACCAGTAAGTGTTGCTTCTGAAATTAAAGATAAATTAATTGAACAACTTTACTCCCCGGTGTTATGGGAAGATTCAGTCGTGAAAATGATTGACCTTGGTGTAGATACATTTATTGAAATTGGCCCTGGAAAGGTTCTTTCAGGCTTAATTAAAAAAATTAATAAGATAGTTAAAACATATGCGGTTTCTGATGAGGAAAGCGCTCAGGCAGTTATTGAAGCCTTAAAGGAGGATAACCTATGAATTTAACAGGTAAAGCAGTTTTAGTTACAGGTGCATCTCGTGGTATCGGCAGAGAAATCGCCTTGGAACTTGCTAGACAAGGCGCCGATGTAGCGGTTAATTTCTCTGGCAGTGAAGCAAAGGCAAATGAAGTCGTTGACGAAATAAAGGCACTTGGCAGGGATGCATTTTCCGTAAAATGTAATGTAGCAAATGCTGAAGAAGTCGGAGAAATGGTAAAGTCAGCAATTGACCGATTTGGTAAGCTTGATATTCTCATCAATAACGCAGGAATTACGAAGGATAATTTATTAATGAGAATGAAGGAAGAAGAATGGGATGATGTGATCAACATAAACCTAAAAGGTGTTTTCCTATGTACAAAAGCAGTAACCCGGCAGATGATGAAGCAGCGGGTAGGCCGCATTATTAATATTGCTTCCATTGTTGGTGTAAGTGGAAATCCAGGACAAGCAAATTATGTCGCTGCAAAAGCAGGTGTCATCGGGTTAACAAAAACAACAGCAAAAGAGCTAGCATCGAGAAATATTACCGTTAATGCGATTGCTCCTGGTTTCATTACAACAGATATGACCGATAAATTACCTGAAGAAGTAAAAGCAGAAATGTTAAAACAGATTCCCTTAGGAAGATTAGGAGAGCCTAAAGATATCGCTAAAATGACTGCATTTTTAGCGTCTGATGACTCATCCTATATAACAGGTCAAACCTTCCATATTGATGGTGGGATGGTAATGTAAATAGAAAAGCGGAAGCGCCTAGAACAGGGGCGACAGGCATAAGACGATCCGGCGAGAAGGCTGTATTTTAGCCTTCTTGACGGATTGGCTTATGACCCCGAGCCCCTAGGCGCTGAAGCTAGACAGTTCTCAAAGTTCAATGCAAATTTTATTAAAACATGGTGTATTATTTTAGTGAAATACTCTATAATAGCTTGAGGGGAGGTGAACAAGTATGGCAGAGGTATTAGAACGTGTTACAAAAATCATCGTTGACCGCTTAGGTGTTGATGAATCTCAAGTTAAGCTTGAAGCTTCATTTAAAGATGATCTTGGCGCTGATTCCCTTGACGTAGTTGAACTAGTAATGGAATTAGAAGATGAGTTCGATATGGAAATTTCTGACGATGATGCTGAAAAAATCAGCACTGTTGGTGATGCTGTTAATTACATAAATAGCAGTAAGTAATCACGTTAGATTTATTCATAAAGCCCCGTTTTCAAACGGGGCTTTATTTTGTATGATAGAACTTGGTGGAGCAAACTATCTGCCAAGTTTCTTTGCGTTTTCGCAGGAAGTTTTTTAAACTAATAATTGGGTAGTTTGTAAATTTGATGCAAGGTGGAGACTTTATGCGCAAGTATAGTAAGGGAAAAGAGTTTAACAATCGCGCAAAAGAAAATCAATTTAAGGATTTTCAGGTTACAATCGGAATTAAAATTGAAAATGAGAAATTATTAAAACAAGCTTTTACTCATTCATCCTATGTGAATGAGCATCGCAGAAAGCCTTTCGAAGATAATGAAAGACTTGAATTTTTAGGAGATGCAGTCCTCGAGCTAACGGTTTCACAGTTCCTTTTCAAAAAATATCCTACGATGACGGAAGGAGAATTGACGAAGCTACGTGCTGCAATTGTTTGTGAACCCTCACTTGTCGCTTTTGCTAATGAGCTCGAATTTGGAAAACTTATTTTGCTCGGCAAAGGAGAGGAAATGACGGGTGGACGTGAGCGCCCTGCCTTACTTGCAGACGTTTTTGAAGCATTTATTGGGGCTCTTTATTTAGATCGAGGAATTGAAAAGGTTATAGAATTTCTTGAAAAAATTGTTTTTCCTAAAATAAATGCTGGTGCTTTTTCTCATGTGATGGATTTTAAAAGCCAATTACAGGAACTTATTCAACGGGATGGGACTGGCATGATTGAATATCGTGTCCTCCAGGAAAAAGGTCCTGCCCATAATAAGGAGTTTGTTTCAAGAGTATCCTTAAATGGTGAAGAACTGGGAATTGGGACTGGAAAATCTAAGAAAGAAGCGGAACAGCATGCCGCTCAAA
The DNA window shown above is from Neobacillus sp. WH10 and carries:
- the fabD gene encoding ACP S-malonyltransferase; this translates as MGKIAFVFPGQGSQTVGMGKDLADKHSEVMEYFSKADKRLNVPLSNLIFAGPKEELTITYNTQPALLTTSIAILDYFSKSGVKADFVAGHSLGEYSALVAAGVLSFEDGVYAVRKRGEFMENAVPNGEGSMAAVLGLDREPLAAVAKEISESGFPVSLANLNCPGQIVISGSREGVERASVKAKEAGAKRVLPLDVSGPFHSTLMKPAANELLAVLDGIEMKDSSIPAVVNVTAEPVSVASEIKDKLIEQLYSPVLWEDSVVKMIDLGVDTFIEIGPGKVLSGLIKKINKIVKTYAVSDEESAQAVIEALKEDNL
- the fabG gene encoding 3-oxoacyl-[acyl-carrier-protein] reductase, producing MNLTGKAVLVTGASRGIGREIALELARQGADVAVNFSGSEAKANEVVDEIKALGRDAFSVKCNVANAEEVGEMVKSAIDRFGKLDILINNAGITKDNLLMRMKEEEWDDVININLKGVFLCTKAVTRQMMKQRVGRIINIASIVGVSGNPGQANYVAAKAGVIGLTKTTAKELASRNITVNAIAPGFITTDMTDKLPEEVKAEMLKQIPLGRLGEPKDIAKMTAFLASDDSSYITGQTFHIDGGMVM
- the acpP gene encoding acyl carrier protein, giving the protein MAEVLERVTKIIVDRLGVDESQVKLEASFKDDLGADSLDVVELVMELEDEFDMEISDDDAEKISTVGDAVNYINSSK
- the rnc gene encoding ribonuclease III — protein: MRKYSKGKEFNNRAKENQFKDFQVTIGIKIENEKLLKQAFTHSSYVNEHRRKPFEDNERLEFLGDAVLELTVSQFLFKKYPTMTEGELTKLRAAIVCEPSLVAFANELEFGKLILLGKGEEMTGGRERPALLADVFEAFIGALYLDRGIEKVIEFLEKIVFPKINAGAFSHVMDFKSQLQELIQRDGTGMIEYRVLQEKGPAHNKEFVSRVSLNGEELGIGTGKSKKEAEQHAAQMALSVLKARST